The proteins below are encoded in one region of Ricinus communis isolate WT05 ecotype wild-type chromosome 6, ASM1957865v1, whole genome shotgun sequence:
- the LOC8287570 gene encoding S-adenosyl-L-methionine-dependent uroporphyrinogen III methyltransferase, chloroplastic, translating into MALLHKLPSLSSYVSGQNDKHFSLNPRPICSLNYKASPFTEKNSIERYQRDNWLYSNGLDQSSSSSSYSCPLESDKESIRQNDIALQLPELKKLLQVLKEKRGDCGKDGEKCGPGNVFLVGTGPGDPELLTLKAVRVIQKADLLLYDRLVSNDVLDLVGPDARLLYVGKTAGYHSRTQEEIHELLLSFAEAGATVVRLKGGDPLVFGRGGEEMDFLQQQGIQVKVVPGITAASGIAAELGIPLTHRGVANSVRFLTGHSRKGGTDPLFVAENAAHPDSTLVVYMGLATLPSLASKLMHHGLPENTPAVAVERGTTPHQRVVFAELKDLADEIASAELVSPTLIVIGKVVALSPFWPYSPKEVSCLVGAV; encoded by the exons CTGGGCAAAATGATAAGCATTTCTCCTTGAACCCAAGACCCATTTGCTCTTTAAACTACAAAGCCTCACCTTTTACAGagaaaaattcaattgagAGGTACCAAAGAGACAACTGGCTTTATAGCAATGGCCTAgaccaatcttcttcttcttcttcttattcatGTCCTCTTGAATCTGACAAAGAGTCTATTAGACAAAACGACATAGCTTTGCAGCTACCAGAATTGAAGAAGCTTCTTCAAGTGcttaaagagaaaagagggGATTGTGGTAAAGATGGTGAGAAATGTGGGCCAGGTAATGTTTTTTTGGTGGGGACGGGGCCCGGCGACCCTGAATTATTGACATTGAAGGCTGTGAGAGTTATACAAAAAGCTGATCTTTTGCTGTATGATAGATTGGTTTCTAATGATGTTCTTGATTTAGTTGGTCCTGATGCTAGACTGCTATATGTTGGCAAGACTGCTGGCTACCATAGTAGAACTCAG GAAGAGATACATGAGTTGCTCTTGAGTTTTGCTGAAGCTGGAGCCACTGTTGTGAGACTCAAAGGAGGCGATCCGCTG GTATTTGGAAGGGGTGGAGAGGAGATGGATTTTCTACAACAGCAAGGAATCCAAGTTAAAGTTGTTCCAG GTATCACTGCTGCTTCAGGGATTGCAGCAGAGTTGGGAATTCCTTTAACTCACCGAGGTGTTGCAAATAGTGTTAGATTTCTAACAGGACATTCAAGGAAAGGAGGAACGGATCCACTCTTTGTAGCAGAAAATGCAGCTCACCCTGATTCTACCCTGGTAGTTTATATGGGCTTGGCAACCCTCCCTTCTCTTGCATCAAAGTTAATGCATCATGGTCTCCCAGAAAATACACCAGCTGTTGCAGTGGAGCGAGGGACCACGCCTCATCAACGTGTG GTTTTTGCAGAGCTAAAGGATCTTGCTGATGAAATTGCATCGGCCGAGTTAGTTTCACCTACACTAATTGTAATTGGGAAGGTTGTTGCACTTTCACCATTTTGGCCATATTCTCCAAAAGAGGTATCATGTTTAGTGGGGGCTGTGTAG